Proteins encoded together in one Lutra lutra chromosome 4, mLutLut1.2, whole genome shotgun sequence window:
- the ZHX1 gene encoding zinc fingers and homeoboxes protein 1: MASRRKSTTPCMVLASEQDPDLELISDLDEGPPVLTPVENTRAESISSDEVHESVDSDNQQNKKVEGGYECKYCTFQTPDLNMFTFHVDSEHPNVVLNSSYVCVECNFLTKRYDALSEHNLKHHPGEENFKLTMVKRNNQTIFEQTINDLTFDGSFVKEENSEQAEPAEVASSGISISKTPIMKMMKNKVENKRITVHHNSAEDVPEDKENEIKPDREETVENPSSSASESNSSTSIVNRIHPNTASTLVTPAAVLPGLAQVITAVSAQQNSSLIPKVLIPVNSIPTYNAALDNNPLLLNTYNKFPYPTMSEITVLSAQAKYTEEQIKIWFSAQRLKHGVSWTPEEVEEARRKQFNGTVHTVPQTITVIPTHISTGSNGLPSILQTCQIVGQPGLVLTQVAGANTLPVTAPIALTVAGVPSQTNVQKSQAPAAQPNAETKPATAAIPPSPLIKHETAAANPDSFGIRAKKTKEQLAELKVSYLKNQFPHDSEIIRLMKITGLTKGEIKKWFSDTRYNQRNSKSNQCLHLNNDSSTTILIDSSDETTESPTVVTSQPKQSWNPFPDFTPQKFKEKTTEQLRALQASFLNSSVLTDEELNRLRAQTKLTRREIDAWFTEKKKSKALKEEKVEIDENNAGSSKEEAGETSPRDDSGAPKPGSTGKICKKTPEQLHMLKSAFVRTQWPSPEEYDKLAEESGLARTDIVSWFGDTRYAWKNGNLKWYYYYQSANSSSMNGLSSLRKRGRGRPKGRGRGRPRGRPRGSKRMNNWDRGPSLIKFKTGTAILKDYYLKHKFLNEQDLDELVNKSHMGYEQVREWFAERQRRSELGIELFEENEEEDEVIDDQEEDEEETDDSDTWEPPRHVKRKLSKSDD; this comes from the coding sequence ATGGCAAGCAGGCGAAAATCCACAACCCCCTGCATGGTCCTTGCCAGTGAACAGGATCCAGACCTCGAATTGATATCAGACTTGGATGAAGGCCCTCCTGTACTGACACCTGTAGAAAACACCAGAGCAGAGAGCATCTCAAGTGATGAAGTTCATGAATCTGTGGACTCCGAcaatcagcaaaataaaaaagttgaagGTGGCTATGAATGTAAATATTGTACTTTTCAAACCCCAGATCTAAATATGTTTACTTTCCATGTGGATTCAGAACATCCCAATGTCGTGCTAAATTCATCCTATGTCTGTGTTGAATGCAATTTTCTTACCAAAAGGTATGATGCACTTTCTGAGCATAATCTGAAACATCACCCAggagaagagaattttaaattgaCTATGGTGAAACGAAATAACCAGACAATCTTCGAGCAGACAATAAATGATCTGACTTTTGATGGTAGTTTTGTTAAAGAGGAGAATTCAGAGCAAGCTGAACCTGCAGAAGTTGCGTCTTCAGGAATATCTATCAGTAAAACTCCGAtcatgaaaatgatgaaaaataaagtggagaaCAAACGGATTACAGTTCACCACAACTCAGCTGAGGACGTTCCCGAagacaaagagaatgaaatcaaACCAGACCGTGAAGAAACTGTGGAAAACCCAAGTTCTTCGGCTTCTGAATCTAATTCAAGTACTTCCATTGTAAATAGAATACATCCGAATACTGCCAGCACGCTCGTGACCCCCGCAGCAGTTCTCCCTGGGTTAGCTCAGGTGATAACTGCTGTATCAGCTCAGCAGAATTCCAGTTTGATTCCCAAAGTCTTAATCCCTGTTAATAGCATTCCCACCTACAATGCTGCATTGGATAACAACCCCCTTTTGCTCAACACCTACAACAAATTCCCTTACCCAACAATGTCAGAAATTACTGTTCTTTCCGCTCAAGCAAAATACACAGAGGAACAGATCAAGATCTGGTTTTCAGCCCAACGCCTAAAACATGGTGTCAGCTGGACTCCCGAGGAGGTAGAGGAGGCCAGAAGAAAACAATTCAATGGAACAGTACACACTGTACCTCAGACCATAACTGTTATTCCTACACACATTTCCACGGGGAGTAATGGTTTACCATCCATTTTACAGACATGCCAAATAGTTGGTCAGCCAGGTCTGGTCCTTACACAAGTAGCTGGAGCGAACACCTTGCCTGTAACAGCACCTATAGCCTTGACCGTGGCAGGGGTTCCAAGTCAAACAAATGTACAAAAAAGTCAGGCGCCTGCTGCTCAGCCGAATGCAGAGACAAAGCCAGCCACAGCAGCCATCCCACCTTCTCCGCTCATCAAACATGAAACCGCAGCTGCGAACCCTGATTCCTTTGGCATTCGGGCCAAAAAGACTAAAGAGCAACTGGCTGAATTAAAAGTCAGCTACCTTAAAAACCAGTTTCCCCATGATTCAGAAATCATCAGACTTATGAAAATCACAGGCCTGActaaaggagagattaaaaaatggTTTAGTGACACAAGGTACAACCAGAGAAATTCAAAGAGTAATCAGTGCTTACATCTCAACAACGACTCCTCCACCACTATTCTTATAGACTCCAGCGATGAAACCACGGAGTCCCCCACTGTGGTTACTTCACAGCCGAAACAATCCTGGAATCCTTTTCCTGACTTCACTCCCCAGAAGTTTAAAGAGAAGACCACAGAGCAGCTTCGTGCCCTTCAGGCGAGTTTTCTCAACAGTTCTGTACTCACCGATGAAGAATTAAATAGGTTAAGAGCACAAACCAAACTTACCAGAAGGGAAATTGATGCTTGGTTtacagagaagaagaaatcaaaagctttaaaggaagagaaggtaGAAATAGACGAAAATAATGCAGGTAGTTCCAAAGAAGAAGCTGGAGAAACTTCTCCCAGAGATGACTCTGGTGCACCTAAGCCAGGGAGCACAGGCAAGATCTGTAAAAAAACACCCGAGCAGTTACACATGCTGAAGAGTGCTTTTGTCCGAACACAGTGGCCGTCACCGGAAGAGTATGACAAGTTGGCTGAAGAAAGCGGGCTTGCTAGAACAGACATCGTCAGTTGGTTTGGCGACACTCGTTATGCTTGGAAAAATGGAAATCTAAAATGGTACTACTATTATCAAAGTGCCAATTCGAGTAGTATGAATGGTTTGTCCTCACTTCggaaaagggggagagggagacccaaaggaaggggaagaggaagaccaCGTGGGCGGCCAAGAGGAAGCAAGAGAATGAACAACTGGGACAGGGGGCCATCactcataaaatttaaaactggaaCTGCAATACTCAAGGATTATTACCTGAAGCACAAATTTCTTAATGAGCAAGACCTTGACGAACTTGTGAACAAATCACATATGGGTTATGAGCAGGTCAGAGAGTGGTTTGCAGAAAGACAGAGGAGATCAGAGTTAGGGATAGAATTATTTGAGGAAaatgaggaggaagatgaagTTATTGATGATCAGGAAGAGGACGAAGAAGAGACAGATGATAGTGACACTTGGGAACCCCCACGACATGTGAAACGGAAGCTTTCTAAATCAGATGACTGA